One part of the Polyangiaceae bacterium genome encodes these proteins:
- a CDS encoding diguanylate cyclase, with protein MERIEQNPVAGWARVILAAFASLLTPWLLPNLNAYWPVLGGYIVIALVLQLLIGRKIGGRQRAFWGGVVDLGIVTYLVHLTGSMTSVLVCLYLVVGILEAIVAGGRVARGLGVVAVLFYDGLLALEHLRILPYGPEAPEWAPGAEPAIRAVMTTGLYFTVIMGTTTWIVARVADKLGEREEQLIAANRALNEQSQRDPLTGLFNRRTLYEVLERELSRVERGHPLALLMLDLDGFKKVNDTRGHLAGDELLQNIAAAVISSVRSVDLVVRYGGDEFVVLLPDTEEKAATAVADRVVDAIAAVGGAARLDEPVTASVGVGVAKSADTPRELIARADELAYVAKQAGGNRLASGRVRAA; from the coding sequence ATGGAGCGGATCGAGCAGAACCCAGTGGCGGGCTGGGCGCGGGTCATATTGGCCGCGTTCGCCAGCTTGCTCACGCCCTGGTTGTTGCCCAATCTCAACGCCTATTGGCCCGTCCTTGGCGGCTACATCGTCATCGCGTTGGTGCTCCAGCTGCTGATCGGGCGAAAGATCGGCGGTCGTCAGCGCGCGTTTTGGGGAGGCGTCGTCGACCTCGGCATCGTCACTTACCTCGTGCACCTCACGGGCAGCATGACCAGCGTGCTGGTGTGCCTGTACTTGGTCGTCGGTATTCTGGAAGCGATCGTCGCTGGCGGTCGGGTCGCGCGAGGCCTCGGGGTGGTCGCGGTGTTGTTCTACGATGGCCTGCTCGCGTTGGAGCATTTGCGTATCTTGCCTTACGGCCCGGAGGCGCCTGAGTGGGCGCCCGGGGCAGAACCAGCTATCCGTGCGGTAATGACTACCGGTCTTTACTTCACAGTGATCATGGGCACCACGACTTGGATCGTCGCTCGCGTCGCGGACAAATTGGGGGAGCGTGAGGAGCAGCTGATCGCCGCGAATCGGGCGTTGAACGAGCAGAGCCAGCGTGATCCGCTGACCGGACTCTTCAACCGCCGAACCCTGTACGAGGTCCTCGAGCGCGAGCTCTCTCGCGTCGAGCGTGGACATCCGCTGGCGCTCTTGATGCTCGACTTGGATGGCTTCAAGAAGGTGAATGACACGCGGGGCCACCTGGCGGGAGACGAGCTCTTGCAGAACATCGCAGCGGCGGTGATCTCCAGTGTGCGTTCCGTCGACTTGGTCGTGCGTTACGGTGGTGACGAGTTTGTCGTCCTCTTGCCAGACACGGAGGAGAAGGCCGCAACCGCCGTCGCCGATCGCGTGGTCGATGCGATCGCTGCGGTGGGTGGTGCGGCTCGCTTGGACGAGCCGGTGACCGCCAGCGTGGGCGTCGGGGTGGCGAAGTCAGCGGACACGCCTCGAGAGCTGATCGCGCGCGCCGACGAGCTCGCCTACGTGGCCAAGCAGGCTGGGGGAAATCGCCTCGCCAGCGGTCGGGTTCGCGCCGCCTGA
- a CDS encoding sulfatase yields the protein MFSALKHRLSRARSGRGAAAMFVGAACSLTFGCSEQSSTGSGAAPSASVAVTPPSVSAEPPPPPKPEPKRPYNVLFLMIDSLRADMPWAGYERDIAPWLTKFAKRSTLYPRSYSISSYTAKSVAPTLTGKYGTEMARDGYFFTKWLPSNLFISERAQAEGHRTLAGNAHGYFLPVMGLNQGFDDYRLVPGTILDTTGVNNITSEALNKLAKEMLSGDNIKQENGKRFFAYFHFLDPHYTYFKHDGHPDYGNKRRDLYDNEVHYSDQWVGDLIDWVYKQPWGKDTAVIITADHGEGFGEHGHYRHAYEIWEGLVRVPLFIHVPGADPRRIEEPRGAIDLAPTMADLMGLKNDPPFRGKSLLPEVFGAKVEPRPVLVDLPRCDLMDKRRALILDNYKLISFGDDQSFMLYDVVKDPKEEHELKTEMPEVFERMKKAYLEEWAKVPNVPVVGGVPLKGDRLQQRY from the coding sequence GTGTTTTCCGCCCTCAAACACCGCCTCAGTAGAGCTCGTTCTGGCCGCGGCGCCGCTGCCATGTTCGTCGGCGCTGCTTGCTCGCTGACCTTTGGCTGTTCCGAGCAGTCGTCGACTGGCTCGGGGGCTGCGCCAAGCGCGAGCGTCGCGGTGACGCCGCCCAGCGTGTCCGCTGAACCGCCGCCGCCGCCCAAGCCCGAACCCAAGCGGCCGTACAATGTGCTGTTCCTGATGATCGACAGCTTGCGAGCGGACATGCCGTGGGCAGGCTACGAGCGCGACATCGCTCCGTGGCTGACGAAGTTCGCCAAGCGCTCGACGTTGTACCCGCGCAGCTACTCCATCTCGAGCTACACCGCGAAGTCCGTCGCCCCGACCTTGACCGGCAAGTACGGCACCGAGATGGCTCGCGACGGCTACTTCTTTACGAAGTGGCTACCATCGAATCTGTTCATCAGCGAGCGCGCCCAAGCCGAAGGGCATCGCACCCTCGCCGGCAATGCCCATGGATATTTCCTCCCGGTAATGGGCCTCAATCAGGGCTTCGATGACTACCGGCTCGTGCCAGGAACCATCCTGGATACGACCGGCGTCAACAACATCACCAGCGAGGCGCTCAACAAGCTCGCCAAGGAGATGCTGAGCGGGGACAACATCAAGCAGGAGAATGGCAAGCGCTTCTTCGCCTATTTCCATTTCCTGGACCCCCACTACACCTACTTCAAGCACGACGGGCACCCCGACTACGGCAACAAGCGCCGTGACCTCTACGACAATGAAGTGCACTACTCGGACCAGTGGGTCGGTGACTTGATCGACTGGGTCTACAAGCAGCCCTGGGGCAAGGACACGGCGGTGATCATCACCGCAGACCACGGTGAGGGCTTTGGAGAGCACGGTCACTACCGCCACGCCTATGAGATCTGGGAAGGGCTCGTGCGGGTGCCGCTCTTCATCCACGTGCCCGGCGCGGATCCGCGGCGCATCGAAGAGCCGCGCGGCGCCATCGATTTGGCCCCCACCATGGCCGACCTGATGGGCCTCAAGAACGACCCGCCGTTTCGAGGCAAGAGCCTGTTGCCTGAGGTCTTCGGCGCCAAGGTGGAGCCTCGCCCAGTCCTCGTCGACCTGCCGCGCTGTGACCTGATGGACAAGCGCCGGGCGCTGATCCTCGACAACTACAAGCTGATCAGCTTTGGCGACGATCAGAGCTTCATGCTCTACGATGTGGTGAAGGACCCCAAAGAAGAGCACGAGCTCAAGACGGAGATGCCCGAGGTCTTCGAGCGCATGAAGAAGGCGTATCTGGAAGAGTGGGCAAAGGTGCCCAACGTTCCAGTGGTCGGCGGCGTCCCCTTGAAGGGTGATCGCCTGCAGCAGCGCTACTAG